In the Methanothermobacter marburgensis str. Marburg genome, GACTCGACCTCAAGATCCTGAAGAACATCAAGAAGTACTTCGAGGAGATCAGAAAGAAGTACAGCAGCATACTGGACCCCATCGCCGAGCAGATCGACACAGACGTCCTTATCTACCAGATACCCGGGGGTATGCTATCAAACCTTGTTGCACAGCTCAAGGAACAGAACGCCCTTGACAGGTACGAGGAGGTACTTGAGGAGATGCCCCGTGTCAGGAAGGACATGGGTTACCCGCCACTTGTAACCCCGACGAGCCAGATAGTGGGTATACAGGCTGTTATGAATGTCTTAAGCGGCGAAAGGTACAGTATGGTCACCAATGAGGTGAAGGACTACTTCAGGGGACTCTATGGTAGGCCGCCCGCACCTGTAAATGAGGAGGTCGCAAGGAAGGTAATCGGCGATGAGGAGCCCATCGACTGCAGACCCGCAGACATCCTCAAGCCCCAGTACGAGGAATGCTGGAAGAGGGGTGAGGAGATGGGCATAATAGAGAAGGAGGAGGATATACTGACCCTCGCACTTTACCCTGCCATAGCACCCAAATTCCTGAGGGGAGAGGTGGAGGAGGAACCGCTAGAGCCCCCGGTGGAGGAAAGGGCACCCGCCGGTGATGTGCCAACGGTCTTCCATGTTGAGGTGGACGGTGACGAATTCAACGTCAAGGTCGTGCCCACAGGATACATGACCATCGAGGAGGCTGAACCAGAACCCGTGGACGTTGAGGGTGCCGTCAGGTCAACTATGCAGGGGATGGTTGTGAAGCTGAAGGTCAGTGAGGGTGACGCTGTGAATGCAGGGGATGTTGTGGCTGTTGTTGAGGCCATGAAGATGGAGAACGACATCCAGACACCCCATGGTGGCGTTGTTGAGAGGATATACACAGGTGAGGGCGAAAGGGTTGAGACAGGTGACATCCTCATGGTCATAAAATAAAATTTTTATATTTTTACACCATGGCCATAGCAGACACCTGCGGGTTCTGCTTCAATATGGGGCCAAATACCTACTTTTATGTCCAGGAGATTCCTCTGCATCCCTTAACTGGCATGTGGAATTGCACTCATCTATTTTCTCAGGACCCTTCTTCTATTTTTTATCCTGACCTCAGTATCAGCTGATTCAGGTAAATCCATGAAA is a window encoding:
- the oadA gene encoding sodium-extruding oxaloacetate decarboxylase subunit alpha, translating into MKGIKVVETAFRDAHQSLLATRLRTRDMIPIAEEMDRAGFFSLEAWGGATFDTCIRYLNEDPWERLQRLKEHIRRTPIQMLLRGQNLVGYKHYPDDIVRKFIEKSYENGVDVFRIFDALNDLRNMEYAIKVAREQGAHVQGVICYTISPYHTLESYVDFARELEALECDSVAIKDMAGLISPHDAYELVSTLKEETDLMVNLHCHCTSGMTPMSYYAACEAGVDILDTAISPLSWGASQPPTESLVAALRDTPYDTGLDLKILKNIKKYFEEIRKKYSSILDPIAEQIDTDVLIYQIPGGMLSNLVAQLKEQNALDRYEEVLEEMPRVRKDMGYPPLVTPTSQIVGIQAVMNVLSGERYSMVTNEVKDYFRGLYGRPPAPVNEEVARKVIGDEEPIDCRPADILKPQYEECWKRGEEMGIIEKEEDILTLALYPAIAPKFLRGEVEEEPLEPPVEERAPAGDVPTVFHVEVDGDEFNVKVVPTGYMTIEEAEPEPVDVEGAVRSTMQGMVVKLKVSEGDAVNAGDVVAVVEAMKMENDIQTPHGGVVERIYTGEGERVETGDILMVIK